The nucleotide sequence CGGACTTCCGGCCGCGCGCGACATGTTCGAGGCGACGCTCGGCGCGATCGATCTCGTCGAACGTCTCGTCGAGCTTCACGGCATCGACTGCGCCTTCGCCCGCAGCGGCCATCTCGAAGTTGCGGCGAAACCGGCGCACTTCGCCGACTTCATTGGCACGGCGGAACTGCTGCGCGACGCATTCGGGCACAGGGTCCGCACGCTCGCGCGCGACGAGCTCGCGGGCGAGCTCGGTTCGGGCGCATATTACGGCGGGCTGCTCGATGAGCGGAGCGCGGGACTCGATCCGGCGCGCTACGTAGCCGGCTTAGCGCGCGCCGCCGTGTCGGCGGGCAGCGTGCTGTGTGAGAACGCGGCGGTCACAGCGGTGACGCGCGACGGCAGCGATTGGCGCGTCGATACCTCGCGCGGATCGCTGCGCGCCAAGAGCGCGCTCGCGGCGACCGGTGCGTATACCGGCAACGCGTTTGCGGCGCTGCGGCGCCGGCTCGTTCCGCTCGGTTCGTACGTCATCGCGACGCAACGCCTCGCGCCCGATCTCGCGCGCTCGCTGATCCCGCGCAATCGCATGGTCTACGACTCGAAGCGGCTGCTGCACTATTTTCGCCTGACGCCCGACGGACGGCTGCTCTTTGGCGGGCGAGCGGCGTTTCTGCCGGAAGGTCCGCGAACGGTCGCGCAAAGCGCGCAGATCTTGCGGCGCGACATGCTCGCGGTCTTTCCGCAACTGCGCGGCACCGAGATCGAATATGCCTGGGGCGGAACGCTCGATATTGCGTTCGACGTGATGCCGCATGCCGCAACGCAGGACGGAGTGCATTACGCGCTCGGCTTTGCCGGACACGGCGTCGCGATGGCGACCTTGCTCGGCACGCTGACCGGCGAGGCACTGGCCGGCGTGCCGGCGCGTCACGCGTTCGAGCGCGCGCTTCCGGCCGGCCCGGCATGGTATCGAGGACGTCCGTGGTTCTTGCCGCTCGTCGGTACGTGGCAGCGCGTGCTGGATCGGATCGCGTAGGTACCTTCATGCAGCTTCGGCACAACGCGGTATCGGCCATCGAAGCGACGCTCATTGCCATCGCGGGTACCGCGCCGGCAAATACGATTGCGACGAGCACAGCCGCGTTGATCGCGGTCGTCGGTCTGTGCGGACCGGGCGCGCTGCTGTTCGGCGCGTTGCCGATGTTGGGCATCGCACTGTCGTACTATTACCTCAACGCGTGGCGCTCCGATGCGGGGGCGGCGTACGTCTGGGTAGGCCGCGCGCTCTCGCCGGTGCTGGGATTCTTTGCCGGCTGGGCGATGCTCGTCGCGCAGGTGCTGTTCATGGTGGTGGGATCGCTCCCGGTCGCCGACGCGACCCTTGATTTGATCGCGCCGAAACTCACGCACGACGTGTTGCTCGTCACGGCGATCGGCTTCGCGTGGTTTCTCGTCGTCGTCGGCATCGTTTTATTGGGGATCAAAACCACCGCCGAGTTTCAGAAGGCCGTTACCGGCGTGCAAGTCTTGGGGCTCCTGCTGTTTGCCATTGCGGCCATCGTCAAAGGCCTGGCGCATCCGGCAAATCCGCCGAGTTGGTCGTGGTGGTCGCCGATCGGAAACCACGGCATCTCGAGTTTCGTCGCCGGCGCCATCGTCACGATGTTCTTTTACTGGGGTTGGGAAGTAACGGCGAACTTGTCGGAAGAGACCGTCGACCGCAAACGCGCACCCGGATTGTCGGGTTTGCTGGGCATGATCGTGATTTTGGCGCTCTTCTTGACGACCGTGGTGGGCGTCCAACTGTTGCTTCCGGTTCGGGCGATCGCCGACTCCGGGTCCGATCTGCTCGTCGCCTTGGCCAATGCCGCGGTGCCGCGCCCGTGGAGCGACCTCGCGATCATCGTCGTGATCGTCAGCGCCATCGGTTCGCTCGAGACGACGCTCGTGTCGGGGAGCCGAGTCGTCTATTCGATGGGACGCGACGAAGTTCTCGACGATCGGTTCGGTTCGCTCAACCCGCGCTTCCTCACACCGTGGAACGCGACGATCGCCATCGCGCTCGTATCGCTGGTCTTGTTCGCGTTGGCCGCGACCAGCAGCAGCGTGAACGCGATCTTGAGCGACTCGATCAACGCGATCGGCGTCGAGGTCGCCATTTTCTACGGGCTCTCCGCGATCGCGTGCGCGACGTACTACGCCGGCGCGGATCGCGGGGAAGTGCTGCCGTTGCTCCTGCGCCGCGTGTGGCCGATCGCCGCCGCGATCTTTGTCTTTGCCGTGGCCGCCGGGCAGGTGCTCACGGCCGGGCTGCGCGCCAACGCGACCGTCTTCGGCTTATTGCTGGCCGGGGCTGTGCCCATGCTCCTGTACCGGAAACGGTACGCCGGGAAGTTTTATCGAGGTCCAATGGAGAGGGCAGTTAATTAACCCAGAATCGGGGAAAGAAATCTATCAGTTAGTTGCTTGGAAAGGAGCGCGTTATGCGAGCGTTCAGGTTGATCTGGATACCTATCATCGCCGTCTTTTTGCTCGCCATCCCTGCGCCGTCGAGCGCGCAGGTCACCATTGGCTTTACGATCGGTCAGCCGCCGCCGCCGCTGCCGTACTATAATTCGATCCCGCAGGCACCCTATCAGAACTACATGTGGACGCCCGGTTATTGGGCCTACGGTGCGGGGGGTTACTACTGGGTGCCGGGCACGTGGGTGCAGCCGCCGCAAACCGGTCTCTACTGGACCCCGGGATACTGGGGCTATAACAACGGCGGCTACGGCTGGAACAACGGCTATTGGGGGTCGCAAGTCGGCTTCTATGGCGGAGTCAACTACGGATTCGGCTACCCCGGAACCGGATTCTACGGCGGCCAGTGGCAGCCGTCGGGCTTCCGTTACAACACCGCCGTGTGGCCGGTCAATCAGTCCGTGATCCACAACACGTACGTCGATAGAACCGTCATCAACAAGACCGTCATCAACCGCACGAGCTACAACGGCGGCAAGGGCGGAATCGTCATGCATCCCGACGCGCGCGAGCTGCAAGTGATGCACGAACGCCACGTCGACCCCACGCCCGTGCAGCGAGATCACGCCCAAGTCGCGGCTCGCGATCGCGATCTCTATGCCAACGTCAACAAAGGCAAACCGCCGGTCGTCGCGGCCGCAAAGCCGTTCGGCGCGAAGAATCCCCCGCCGAACTCCAAACCCCTAACCGATCAGGACAAGGCCGGCGCGCATCAGGACACCATGGCGCCGCAGCACAACGCGATGCAGCCGCAGCACAATGCGCAGCCGCAGCACAATGCGCAGCCGCAGCACAACGCGCAGCCGGAGCACCACAACGCGCCGCCGCCGCATAACGCGCAGCCGCAGCATAACCAGAAGCCGCCGGCGCAACCGCAGCATACCAACCAGAAACCGCCGGCGCAGGATCAGCACAAAACCAGTCCTCCGTCGGATCAAGACAAGGACAAGAAACCTCCGCTGCACTAGCTGCCAAAGTGCAAAAGCGAAGAAGGCCCTCGCCGTGCGAGGGCCTTCTTTTTGTACGCTCGTCGGTCGGTGCGGACTAGGGCGGAGGTGCCGAGGTCAGGGTGCTGACGTCGCCGCAATACGGCGCGACGTTACCGCCTTGAACCACAATCGCGTGCGGTGTAGAAACGAGATCGCTGACTTTCGCATGCGGCAGGGTGGTTTGCGACGTTCCGTTCGACAACCGCTGCAGCGCGGTTCCCGGACCGGTCGCTTGGGGTTTTCCGTTTGGCGCGCACTTGCCGCTAAAGACGACTGCGGTGGTTTCGTCGGCGGGCGCGTGAAGCGTGATCACGACGTTGTCGCCTTGCTGAGCCAACTGCGCACTCGCTTTTGGCCCCTGATTGTTCGGAGGATTCAACGTGACGGTTCCGCCGGCGACGGCGGTACCGGGTTGCGCGGGCCCCGGCTGCATGGGCTGTGCCGGTGCCGGCTGCGCCGGCTGCATTGGCGGCGGTGACGGCTGGGTCTGCGCCGAGGCGAAGCCGGTCAAGCCGACGGCCAAGCCGGCGCTTATAACGAGAAGAATCGGGCGTTTCATAGGCTGGAGGATACCCTGCTGGACCCCTGGTGCTCGCACGCTTAATAGAGAGGCTTTGGGGAGCCCGTAGAAAACCTGGGACGCATGCCTGACTACAAGAAGACGCTCTTTGTCAATCCTCCGAGTTTCGAGGGATTCGACGGAGGAGCCGGCGCGCGGTATCAGTGCCGCCGCGAGGTCCGTTCGTTTTGGTATCCCACCTGGCTCGCGCAGCCGGCGGCGATGATTCCCGGCAGCAAGCTCGTCGACGCTCCGCCCGACGATTTGACCGTCGACCAAGTGGCGCCCATGGCCAAGGATTACGAGCTCATCGTCATTCACACGAGCACGCCGTCGTTCAACAACGACGCGCGTTTTGCGGCCCGAATGAAAGAAGAGAATCCAAACGCCGTCATCGGCATGGTCGGTGCCCACGTCTTCGTGCTTCCGGAGCATTCGCTCGAGCACGCGCCGGCCGTCGATTGGGTCAGCACGCAAGAGTTCGACTACACGTGCGTCGAGATCGCGCAGGGGAAGCCGTTCGGTGAAGTCGGCGGTATCGCGTACCGCGAGAACGGCAGCTTCGTCAGAACGCCGGATCGTCCGACGATCATGGACATGGACGCGTTTCCGTCGGTGCTCGACGTGTACAAGCGCGACCTGACCATCCCGAACTACTTCAACGGCTACTTGCAGCATCCGTACATCTCGCTTTATACCGGACGCGGATGTAAGTCGCGGTGCACGTTTTGCATTTGGCCGCAGACGATCAGCGGACACCTCTACCGCGTGAAGAGCGTCGACCTCGTCGAGGCCGAAATGAAGCGCGGTAAGGAGCTGTTTCCCGAAGTCAAGGAGTGGTTCTTCGACGACGACACTCTGACCGACAACGCTCCCCGCGTTGAAGAGCTCGCGCGCCGTTTGGGCAAGCTCGGGATCACGTGGTCGTGCAACGCGAAACCCAACGTTTCGCGCAGCACGCTCGAAGTGCTCAAGGAGAACGGCTTACGTCTGCTCCTGGTGGGCTACGAGTCGGGCGTTCAAGATATTCTCAACAGCATGAAGAAGGGCACGCGGCTCGATCACATTCGCAAGTTCACCAAAGACTGTCACGAGCTGGGCATCAAGATCCACGGCACGTTTATTCTCGGCATCCCAGGTGAGACGCCGGAGACGATTCGCCAAACGATCGAGTTCGCGAAGGAAATGAATCCGGAAACACTGCAAGTTTCGCTGGCGGCACCGTATCCGGGAACGTTTCTCTACAATCAGGCGCGCGAAAACGGTTGGCTGCAAGCGGAGGAGAGCGATCTCGTCGACGTTCACGGCGTGCAGCACGCGGCGCTGAACTATCCGGGGCTGCTGACGACGGAGATGCTGTTCGAGTCGGTCGACGATTTCTACCGTCAGTTCTATTTCCGGCCGAAGAAGATGTTCTCGCTGCTGGGCGGCATGATCACCGACCCGCAAGTGATGAAGCGCCGCCTGCGCGAGGGCAAGGAGTTCTTCCAGTTCCTGCGCGAGCGCAAGAAAGTCGGAGCGGACGAAAAGGCGGCCGCAGCCGCCGCCGTTTAGCCGATTACGCCGTAAGCGCGTAGAAACGCAACGGACAACGCCCAAGCCTGCTGCGCAGCTTGGGCGTTGTAACTTTTGCGTTGATCGCAGAAGAAGCCGTGCCCGGCTTGAGAGAAGACGACTTGCTCCTGAGTTTTCTTCGCTGCATCGAGCGCGTCGGCGACGGCGCGATAGTTCTCCGGCGGAATGTGCGCGTCCAACCCGCCCCAGAACATGAGGATCGGTCCGTGCTGTTTGGGCGCGAGGCCGAGGAGATCGGGAGCGATGCCGCCGCCGTAAAACGAGATCGCGGCCGCAAACGGCGCGCGCGCGTTGGCGACGTACGACGCGCGGCCGCCCAGGCAGAAGCCGGCGTTGGCGATACTCTTGACGCTCGCTTCGCGGGCGAGGAAATCGTACGCGGCTTGCGCGTCGTCGGATAACCCGTTTGCCGTCAGCGCCGTATAGTGCGGTTCGATCGCGGACCACGCATCCTCGGTATCGTAGGGGGCATCGAAGCCGCGGACCGTGCGATGAAAGAGCTCGGGGGCGGCGGCGACCAGTCCGAGCTGGGCAAACCGCCGCGTGACGTCTTGGATGTGATCGTTAACGCCGTAGGCTTCCTGAAAGACGACGATCCCAGCGCGCGGCGCGCTCGACTCGGGCCGTGCGACGTACGTGCGCATGGGTCCGTCGGGTGTAGTGAGATCGATCCACTCGCTCGGCATTACGGAAACTCCTTAAACGATTGCTTGACGCGATACTCGCTGATCGGGTATCGGGAACGAAGGTTGGCCCACTGCGTGAGCAGCTCGTCGCTATCGGGATCGCGGCGATAACGCGTTACGCCAAGATAGTATTGCGCTTCGGGCGCGGCGTAAGTCGTCGAGAAACGCTTGAGCACGTCGACGTAGATTTCTTCGGCGCGATCGAAGCGCTTGAGACGCAAGTATGCCATGGCAAATCCGCACAGGGTGCGCGCCATGAACTCGGGAGGCGGCAAGAAGCCGTCGAAACGGTAGAATTCGTAACCGTTACCGTCGAGGATGCGAACGTCCGGCGTCCAGATGTGATGGATGCCGTGCAAAAACTGCTGGCTCTCTTTTTTCGAGTTGTCGATTTGAACCGGGATCGCGTAGTCGGTGATCGTCTTGACGACCGGGGGTTGAGGATACGTCACGGTATCCAGCGCTTGGCATCCCCCTCAACCAGGGTTGAAAACGTCCAAAAAGACGAACTTGTGTTCTTCCTTCGCGCGCCCCATGGCGGCGGTGTAGTCGCTCTCCCACGCAATCATGGCAAGCTCATTCGCGCCAAGGCTACCGCATCCCGCGAGGCCGGCAAACGTGCCTTTTGTTGCTGTATCCCAAAATGTGGGTAAGGCCGGTTGTGAGGCAGGCAGTGGCGGTAACGTGAACGTCCGCGAGACGATCGCGCAGATCGAGATGGCGCACGGCGCAGGCGGAAAGGCGACGCGGCGATTGATCGAAGGCGTGATCCTTCCCGCGTTTTCTAATTCCGTTCTCGAGGCGCTCTCGGATGCCGCGCTGCTCACGGTGGGGGGCAAGCGCATCGCGATCACCGCCGACGGTTTCGTCGTCAAGCCTCTACAGTTTCCCGGGGGCTCGATCGGAACGCTCGCCGTGCACGGTACGATCAACGATTTGGCCGTTTCGGGCGCGCGGCCGATCGCGTTGATGGCGACGCTCATCTTGGAAGCCGGTCTGCCGGGCAACGACCTTGCGCGGGAGATCGATGCGATGGCCGCTGCGGCGCGCGACGCGGGCGTTGCGATCGTCGGCGGCGATACGAAGGTCGTCGAGCACGGTATGGCCGACGGCATGTACGTCTCGACGTTCGGGCTGGGACTCGTCGACGAGCGTTTGGCGTTGAACGCGCACCTCGTGCGTCCGGGCGACCGCATCGTGCTGTCGGGACCGATCGGCGATCACGGGATCACGATTCTGCTCGCGCGCGGCCAACTCGAGCTCGAAGCCGAGGTCGCATCGGACACGCGCTCGGTGCTGCCGCTCGTCGAAGCTCTGTGCTCGGTCGCCGCGGCCGGCGTGCGATGGATGCGCGATCCCACGCGAGGCGGCGTCGCAACAGCGCTCAACGAGCTGGCGCGCGAATCTCGTTTGGGAATCGTACTGGAAGAAGAAGCCATTCCCGTAGCCGACGCGGTGCGCGGCGCGTGCGAAACGCTGGGACTCGATCCACTGCACGTCGCCAACGAAGGCCAATTTCTCGCAGTCGTCGCGCGCGATCGAGCCGAAGCCGCGCTTGCGGCGATGCGGGCCGTTCCGGGCGGCGAAGCGGCGGCTATCGTCGGCGTCGTAGCCCGGCAGCCGGCCGGCGTCGTGCTAACGCGTACGCGGTCGGGCGGAACCCGTATCGTCGACATGCTCGCCGGCGATCCGCTGCCGAGAATCTGTTGACGCCGATGCTCGACGCACGAACGCAGCTTCGCGCCGGTGGGGTCGTGCAGGGGATTGGATTGCCCGCGGTCGACGCTCGCGAGAGGGAGCGCAGCGAGGCGCCAAGCGTTCCGATCTGCGCCGATCTGCCGGTTTGCGACGCGTGTTTGCGCGAGTTGTTCG is from Candidatus Baltobacteraceae bacterium and encodes:
- a CDS encoding FAD-binding oxidoreductase, which encodes MIEASVWSAATPTGGYAATSLPERADVVIAGAGIAGLSAALALATRGASVCVVEASHAGFGASSRNGGMALTGLKLDAATLRRRYGLPAARDMFEATLGAIDLVERLVELHGIDCAFARSGHLEVAAKPAHFADFIGTAELLRDAFGHRVRTLARDELAGELGSGAYYGGLLDERSAGLDPARYVAGLARAAVSAGSVLCENAAVTAVTRDGSDWRVDTSRGSLRAKSALAATGAYTGNAFAALRRRLVPLGSYVIATQRLAPDLARSLIPRNRMVYDSKRLLHYFRLTPDGRLLFGGRAAFLPEGPRTVAQSAQILRRDMLAVFPQLRGTEIEYAWGGTLDIAFDVMPHAATQDGVHYALGFAGHGVAMATLLGTLTGEALAGVPARHAFERALPAGPAWYRGRPWFLPLVGTWQRVLDRIA
- a CDS encoding tetratricopeptide repeat protein, which encodes MTYPQPPVVKTITDYAIPVQIDNSKKESQQFLHGIHHIWTPDVRILDGNGYEFYRFDGFLPPPEFMARTLCGFAMAYLRLKRFDRAEEIYVDVLKRFSTTYAAPEAQYYLGVTRYRRDPDSDELLTQWANLRSRYPISEYRVKQSFKEFP
- a CDS encoding APC family permease produces the protein MQLRHNAVSAIEATLIAIAGTAPANTIATSTAALIAVVGLCGPGALLFGALPMLGIALSYYYLNAWRSDAGAAYVWVGRALSPVLGFFAGWAMLVAQVLFMVVGSLPVADATLDLIAPKLTHDVLLVTAIGFAWFLVVVGIVLLGIKTTAEFQKAVTGVQVLGLLLFAIAAIVKGLAHPANPPSWSWWSPIGNHGISSFVAGAIVTMFFYWGWEVTANLSEETVDRKRAPGLSGLLGMIVILALFLTTVVGVQLLLPVRAIADSGSDLLVALANAAVPRPWSDLAIIVVIVSAIGSLETTLVSGSRVVYSMGRDEVLDDRFGSLNPRFLTPWNATIAIALVSLVLFALAATSSSVNAILSDSINAIGVEVAIFYGLSAIACATYYAGADRGEVLPLLLRRVWPIAAAIFVFAVAAGQVLTAGLRANATVFGLLLAGAVPMLLYRKRYAGKFYRGPMERAVN
- the hpnJ gene encoding hopanoid biosynthesis associated radical SAM protein HpnJ, with amino-acid sequence MPDYKKTLFVNPPSFEGFDGGAGARYQCRREVRSFWYPTWLAQPAAMIPGSKLVDAPPDDLTVDQVAPMAKDYELIVIHTSTPSFNNDARFAARMKEENPNAVIGMVGAHVFVLPEHSLEHAPAVDWVSTQEFDYTCVEIAQGKPFGEVGGIAYRENGSFVRTPDRPTIMDMDAFPSVLDVYKRDLTIPNYFNGYLQHPYISLYTGRGCKSRCTFCIWPQTISGHLYRVKSVDLVEAEMKRGKELFPEVKEWFFDDDTLTDNAPRVEELARRLGKLGITWSCNAKPNVSRSTLEVLKENGLRLLLVGYESGVQDILNSMKKGTRLDHIRKFTKDCHELGIKIHGTFILGIPGETPETIRQTIEFAKEMNPETLQVSLAAPYPGTFLYNQARENGWLQAEESDLVDVHGVQHAALNYPGLLTTEMLFESVDDFYRQFYFRPKKMFSLLGGMITDPQVMKRRLREGKEFFQFLRERKKVGADEKAAAAAAV
- a CDS encoding dienelactone hydrolase family protein — its product is MPSEWIDLTTPDGPMRTYVARPESSAPRAGIVVFQEAYGVNDHIQDVTRRFAQLGLVAAAPELFHRTVRGFDAPYDTEDAWSAIEPHYTALTANGLSDDAQAAYDFLAREASVKSIANAGFCLGGRASYVANARAPFAAAISFYGGGIAPDLLGLAPKQHGPILMFWGGLDAHIPPENYRAVADALDAAKKTQEQVVFSQAGHGFFCDQRKSYNAQAAQQAWALSVAFLRAYGVIG
- the hypE gene encoding hydrogenase expression/formation protein HypE, which encodes MNVRETIAQIEMAHGAGGKATRRLIEGVILPAFSNSVLEALSDAALLTVGGKRIAITADGFVVKPLQFPGGSIGTLAVHGTINDLAVSGARPIALMATLILEAGLPGNDLAREIDAMAAAARDAGVAIVGGDTKVVEHGMADGMYVSTFGLGLVDERLALNAHLVRPGDRIVLSGPIGDHGITILLARGQLELEAEVASDTRSVLPLVEALCSVAAAGVRWMRDPTRGGVATALNELARESRLGIVLEEEAIPVADAVRGACETLGLDPLHVANEGQFLAVVARDRAEAALAAMRAVPGGEAAAIVGVVARQPAGVVLTRTRSGGTRIVDMLAGDPLPRIC